One genomic window of Pontibacillus halophilus JSM 076056 = DSM 19796 includes the following:
- a CDS encoding NAD(P)H-binding protein — protein MTETKRRPVVALTGASGYIGNHLLTYLTKFADVIALTRNADNKEDSEHVTWRSCDLYSMSDADEGLKGADFAVYLVHSMMPSAKLTQGSFEDMDVILADNFAQAAYRQGVKQTIYLSGIIPKAKKLSRHLESRLEVEEVLRAYGTPVTAIRAGLIVGPKGSSFPILAKLVKRLPVMALPKWTRTKTHPIALADVLQALQKSIGNERLSGRSIDVGGPEVMTYKDMMIQTAEAMGKQPKLFNLPFLTVKLSRLWVSLTTNTPKETVYPLIESLVHPMIAHKELMDEEVSYGKTTFKEAAKQALEEEREEQERQAKKPKKPNVAPSEIQHDVRSVQRIPLPEGKSANWAAQYYVKWLSGVMNPLLTAEVDKELNCKIGFHFLLTNNPLLELSYSHERSQKDRALYYITGGIFDNKEKNERGRLEFRKIPDKNECIVAIHDYMPSLPWFIYKYTQAKAHLWVMYQFRKHLERRIHQSKPFERDWPTYSETSPC, from the coding sequence ATGACAGAGACGAAGCGTAGGCCTGTAGTAGCATTGACTGGTGCTAGCGGCTACATAGGAAACCACTTGCTAACGTATTTAACGAAATTTGCAGATGTAATCGCATTAACACGTAACGCTGATAATAAAGAGGATAGTGAGCATGTAACATGGAGATCTTGTGATTTATATTCCATGTCGGATGCAGATGAGGGGCTGAAGGGGGCGGACTTCGCTGTTTATTTAGTCCATTCTATGATGCCTTCTGCTAAGCTGACGCAAGGATCCTTTGAAGACATGGACGTAATATTGGCTGATAATTTCGCCCAAGCTGCTTATCGGCAAGGCGTGAAACAAACGATTTACCTGAGCGGAATTATCCCGAAGGCGAAGAAACTGTCTCGTCATCTAGAAAGTCGATTAGAAGTCGAGGAAGTTTTACGGGCGTATGGTACGCCTGTTACGGCAATTCGTGCAGGTCTTATTGTGGGACCTAAAGGTTCTTCTTTCCCTATACTAGCGAAGCTCGTTAAGAGGCTGCCGGTTATGGCGTTGCCTAAATGGACCCGAACGAAGACTCATCCCATCGCCTTAGCTGATGTTCTTCAAGCCTTGCAGAAGAGTATTGGCAACGAAAGGCTATCAGGACGCTCCATTGATGTTGGGGGCCCCGAAGTAATGACGTACAAGGATATGATGATTCAGACAGCAGAAGCGATGGGGAAGCAGCCAAAACTATTCAACCTGCCTTTCCTAACGGTCAAATTATCGAGACTCTGGGTCAGTCTTACGACGAATACGCCGAAGGAAACGGTATATCCGCTTATTGAAAGTCTTGTCCATCCAATGATTGCACATAAGGAGCTTATGGATGAAGAAGTAAGCTATGGGAAGACGACGTTTAAAGAAGCAGCCAAGCAGGCACTTGAAGAGGAACGAGAAGAACAGGAGAGGCAGGCGAAGAAGCCTAAAAAACCAAACGTTGCGCCATCGGAGATTCAACATGATGTTCGTTCTGTTCAGCGTATCCCTCTCCCAGAAGGGAAGTCCGCTAATTGGGCAGCCCAATACTATGTAAAATGGTTATCAGGTGTCATGAATCCACTCCTCACCGCAGAAGTGGACAAAGAGCTAAATTGCAAGATTGGCTTCCATTTTCTCTTAACGAACAATCCACTACTCGAGTTGAGTTACTCTCATGAACGAAGTCAAAAGGACCGAGCACTCTATTATATTACCGGAGGCATCTTCGATAATAAGGAGAAGAATGAGCGTGGCAGGCTTGAGTTCCGTAAGATACCAGATAAGAACGAATGCATTGTCGCCATCCATGATTATATGCCTTCTCTTCCTTGGTTTATTTATAAATACACGCAAGCGAAAGCCCATCTATGGGTAATGTACCAATTCAGGAAACACCTTGAAAGAAGGATCCATCAATCGAAGCCATTTGAACGAGATTGGCCAACTTACTCAGAAACGTCACCATGTTAA
- a CDS encoding ABC transporter permease: MMNKQEKLQLTEEMFRKVDDNFQQAEKINRPSVSYWKDVRRRLFENKLAMIGLVIMIVITFFAIFGPLLTPYSYYEQSFTEKNLDPSGEHWFGTDQLGRDIFTRVWYGARISLTIGIMAALIDFLIGVIYGGLSAISSHRTDNIMMRIAEILYAIPYLLMVILLMVFLEPGLWTIILAMTITGWIPMARLVRGQVLQLKEQEYVQASTALGAKTGWVLKKHLLPNTMGPILVNVTLTVPTAIFAEATLSFLGLGVQAPQASWGTMANDALDSILVGNFYQLFFPAILISLTMFAFNIFGDGLRDALDPRLRK; the protein is encoded by the coding sequence ATGATGAATAAACAAGAAAAACTCCAGCTGACGGAAGAAATGTTCAGAAAGGTGGACGATAACTTCCAGCAAGCGGAGAAAATTAATCGACCGAGTGTTTCCTATTGGAAGGACGTTCGGAGAAGGCTGTTTGAGAATAAATTAGCAATGATTGGCTTAGTCATCATGATTGTCATAACATTCTTTGCGATTTTCGGACCATTGTTAACGCCTTACTCCTATTATGAGCAAAGCTTTACAGAGAAGAACCTCGACCCGAGCGGTGAGCATTGGTTTGGGACGGACCAACTTGGGAGAGATATCTTCACCCGAGTTTGGTACGGTGCTCGTATATCCTTGACGATTGGGATAATGGCAGCCCTTATTGATTTCCTTATTGGGGTTATTTACGGTGGACTGTCGGCCATCTCGAGTCACCGGACAGACAACATTATGATGCGAATTGCCGAGATCTTATATGCGATTCCATATCTGCTTATGGTTATTCTACTTATGGTGTTCTTAGAGCCTGGCTTATGGACGATTATCCTTGCTATGACAATTACAGGTTGGATTCCGATGGCACGGCTTGTCCGTGGACAAGTTTTACAGTTGAAGGAACAAGAATACGTGCAAGCTTCTACGGCACTCGGAGCGAAAACGGGCTGGGTACTAAAGAAGCATTTGTTACCAAATACGATGGGACCAATCCTTGTTAACGTAACCTTAACCGTTCCGACAGCCATCTTCGCAGAAGCAACGTTAAGCTTCTTGGGGTTAGGTGTGCAAGCACCTCAAGCGAGCTGGGGAACCATGGCGAATGATGCCCTTGATTCCATTCTTGTAGGCAACTTCTATCAGTTGTTCTTCCCAGCCATTTTAATCTCTCTAACCATGTTTGCGTTTAACATATTCGGTGATGGATTACGGGACGCCCTCGATCCGCGCCTGCGAAAGTAG
- a CDS encoding ABC transporter ATP-binding protein — MSNVLEVKNLQVSFKTYGGVVQAVRGVDFTVQKGKTVAIVGESGCGKSVTAKSIMQLLPKPPAEYKEGQILFNGENLLEKTERDMQNIRGNEIGMIFQDPMTSLNPTTKVGKQIAEGILKHTKATKKEAHQQAIDLLGMVGIPQPERRVEQYPHEFSGGMRQRAMIAISLACQPKLLIADEPTTALDVTIQAQILNLMKDLQKRTGTSIILITHDLAVVAETCDEVVVMYAGQVVEAGKVDEIFESPQHPYTQGLLKSVPSLEQNRKEPLKPIIGSPPDLMNPEPGCPFFARCDYAMEVCRHHDPDLEVRGGTHKSACWLHHPLAKAGNE, encoded by the coding sequence ATGTCGAACGTGCTGGAAGTAAAGAACTTACAAGTATCCTTTAAGACGTACGGAGGGGTCGTGCAGGCTGTCAGAGGTGTGGATTTCACCGTTCAGAAAGGAAAGACAGTCGCCATCGTTGGGGAATCTGGTTGTGGGAAGAGTGTTACCGCCAAATCAATCATGCAGTTACTTCCGAAGCCGCCTGCTGAGTATAAAGAAGGTCAAATTCTGTTCAACGGAGAGAACTTGTTAGAGAAGACAGAACGTGATATGCAGAACATTCGTGGCAATGAAATCGGGATGATCTTCCAAGATCCGATGACGTCACTAAACCCGACGACAAAGGTTGGGAAGCAGATTGCAGAAGGCATTTTAAAACATACGAAAGCGACTAAGAAAGAGGCGCACCAACAAGCAATCGACTTGTTGGGGATGGTTGGTATTCCACAACCGGAACGCCGCGTTGAGCAATATCCCCACGAATTCTCTGGAGGGATGAGGCAACGTGCGATGATTGCCATTTCTCTGGCTTGTCAGCCGAAGCTACTCATCGCTGATGAACCGACAACGGCGCTTGATGTAACCATCCAAGCTCAAATCTTGAACTTAATGAAAGACCTTCAAAAACGTACCGGCACATCCATCATTCTAATTACGCACGACCTAGCGGTAGTTGCGGAGACGTGTGATGAGGTTGTTGTTATGTATGCGGGGCAAGTTGTAGAGGCGGGGAAGGTCGATGAGATCTTCGAAAGCCCGCAACATCCATACACACAAGGGCTGTTAAAGTCAGTCCCGTCCCTAGAACAGAATCGAAAAGAACCGTTAAAGCCTATTATCGGGTCACCGCCAGACCTTATGAATCCAGAACCTGGATGTCCGTTCTTTGCTCGGTGTGACTATGCGATGGAAGTATGCCGTCATCATGACCCCGACTTAGAAGTTCGTGGAGGGACCCATAAATCTGCATGCTGGCTACACCATCCGCTTGCGAAGGCAGGGAATGAATAG
- a CDS encoding PadR family transcriptional regulator, with product MKKASAKTLVPLTHTTYYILLSLTEPMHGYGIMNKVDELSQGQVKLGPGTLYGALAKLEKQGVIKKLEQATDERRKHYELTSLGAEVVQLEYNRLVSLVKQSEGILSNTGHESNRGEQ from the coding sequence ATGAAGAAAGCTTCGGCAAAGACATTGGTGCCATTAACGCATACAACATATTATATCTTGTTGTCGCTGACAGAACCAATGCATGGTTATGGAATCATGAATAAGGTAGATGAGCTAAGTCAAGGTCAAGTAAAGCTCGGTCCAGGCACTTTATATGGCGCTCTTGCGAAGTTAGAGAAGCAAGGTGTCATCAAGAAATTAGAACAAGCTACAGATGAGCGTCGAAAACACTATGAACTGACTTCATTGGGAGCAGAGGTCGTTCAATTGGAATATAACAGGCTTGTTTCACTCGTTAAGCAAAGTGAAGGCATTCTATCGAACACTGGGCATGAGAGCAATCGGGGAGAACAATAA
- a CDS encoding peptide ABC transporter substrate-binding protein: MRKKWLGLFGLMLALMLALAGCFGGEEATNEEAANEEETTEESGEGATEEEASEGEKILRLNNSSEPGALHPGLAEGTHDSWVLNHIFEGLTKKDPEGEVQPGMAEKWETSEDGLTWTFYLKDDVKWSNGDPVTANDFQYAWLHALDPNVGSTYAYQLYYLAGGTEYNSADVENISDEELQALRDGVGVKAVDEKTLEVTLATATPYFLDLTSFYTYFPVHQATQEANDEWYTEAEGYVSNGAFKLTEWNHKQDITIMKNENYYDEGSINLDGIHFTMIEEESTTWQMYRNGELDYLYPIPQDVIGELNASDDPEFNIASDLAIYYYNFNTEKEPFNNAKVRKALSMAINREDLVEFVAQGGQTPAYAVVPSGINDVDGDFRENAGELFSQDLEEAKALLQEGLAEEGLDSMPEFVILYNTSEGHQAIATAIQEMWRKNLDVTTKLENVEFQVKLDREKAGDFEISRAGWIGDYVDPMTFLDLWVTDGPYNDANWSNSEYDALIETAKTTMDTAERMDAMHQAEQIIMNEMPVMPIYFYTRPYVAKDYVTGIYDPINKYSQFHYADLQK; the protein is encoded by the coding sequence ATGAGAAAGAAGTGGTTAGGTTTGTTTGGTTTAATGCTAGCGCTCATGCTTGCGCTTGCAGGTTGCTTCGGAGGTGAGGAAGCAACAAACGAAGAAGCAGCAAATGAAGAAGAGACAACGGAGGAATCGGGTGAAGGAGCAACTGAAGAAGAAGCTTCTGAAGGCGAGAAGATTTTAAGATTGAACAATAGCTCAGAACCAGGAGCTTTGCATCCAGGATTAGCAGAAGGTACACATGATTCTTGGGTACTAAACCATATCTTTGAAGGGTTAACGAAGAAAGACCCTGAAGGAGAAGTTCAACCTGGTATGGCAGAGAAGTGGGAAACATCTGAGGATGGGCTTACTTGGACGTTCTACTTAAAAGACGATGTAAAGTGGTCAAATGGTGACCCTGTTACAGCGAACGACTTCCAATATGCATGGTTACATGCACTCGATCCGAACGTTGGTTCAACTTATGCGTATCAGCTTTATTACTTAGCGGGTGGTACAGAGTACAACTCGGCTGATGTAGAGAACATTAGTGACGAAGAATTACAAGCTTTACGCGATGGTGTTGGGGTGAAGGCTGTTGATGAGAAGACGTTGGAAGTTACGTTAGCGACAGCAACACCTTACTTCTTAGACTTAACCTCTTTCTATACTTACTTCCCAGTACATCAAGCAACTCAAGAAGCGAATGACGAGTGGTACACAGAAGCTGAAGGCTACGTATCAAATGGTGCGTTTAAGCTGACAGAGTGGAACCACAAACAAGACATTACGATTATGAAGAATGAGAATTACTATGATGAAGGCAGCATCAATCTAGACGGTATTCACTTCACAATGATTGAAGAGGAATCTACAACATGGCAGATGTATCGGAACGGGGAGTTAGATTATTTGTATCCGATTCCACAGGATGTCATTGGTGAGCTAAATGCGAGCGATGACCCTGAGTTCAACATTGCTTCTGACTTAGCGATTTACTACTACAACTTCAATACGGAGAAGGAACCGTTTAATAATGCGAAGGTTCGTAAGGCTCTTTCTATGGCGATTAACCGTGAAGACCTAGTGGAATTCGTTGCACAAGGTGGTCAAACGCCTGCGTATGCAGTAGTACCTTCTGGAATTAATGATGTAGATGGTGACTTCCGTGAGAACGCGGGGGAACTCTTCTCCCAAGACCTTGAGGAAGCAAAGGCGTTACTCCAGGAAGGATTGGCTGAAGAAGGCTTAGACTCCATGCCTGAATTCGTTATCCTTTATAACACATCTGAAGGTCACCAGGCGATTGCAACAGCTATTCAGGAAATGTGGCGTAAGAACCTTGATGTTACTACGAAACTTGAGAACGTAGAATTCCAAGTTAAGCTTGACCGTGAGAAAGCTGGAGATTTCGAGATTTCTCGTGCTGGTTGGATTGGTGACTATGTAGATCCAATGACGTTCCTAGATCTATGGGTGACAGATGGACCTTACAATGATGCCAACTGGTCGAACAGTGAGTATGACGCGTTAATTGAAACAGCGAAGACGACAATGGACACAGCAGAGCGTATGGACGCGATGCATCAAGCAGAACAAATTATTATGAATGAAATGCCAGTCATGCCAATCTACTTCTACACAAGACCTTATGTGGCGAAAGATTACGTTACTGGTATTTACGACCCGATCAATAAATACTCTCAATTCCACTACGCAGACCTACAGAAATAA
- a CDS encoding flavodoxin has translation MANVLIAFVSMSGNTEEIADMLRDELKQLGHTVTMEEMDDLMPAEMLRYDAVLLGSYTWGDGDLPYEIEDFYDDLEVMEFDGLKTAVFGSGDREYPIFCGAVDTLQKRLKETGANVVTEGLRLEFAPEKEDVETCKAFVTSFSNAL, from the coding sequence TTGGCAAATGTATTAATTGCCTTCGTGAGCATGTCAGGAAATACAGAAGAAATTGCTGACATGCTACGTGATGAACTAAAGCAACTAGGACATACCGTTACGATGGAAGAAATGGATGACTTAATGCCAGCAGAAATGCTTCGCTATGACGCTGTGCTTCTTGGTTCTTATACATGGGGAGATGGAGACCTCCCTTATGAAATTGAAGATTTCTATGACGACCTTGAAGTTATGGAGTTCGACGGATTGAAAACCGCTGTATTCGGCTCTGGAGATCGGGAGTATCCCATCTTTTGTGGGGCTGTGGATACACTTCAGAAACGTTTGAAAGAGACTGGAGCGAATGTGGTTACAGAAGGCTTAAGACTAGAATTTGCACCAGAGAAGGAAGACGTCGAAACGTGTAAGGCGTTTGTCACTTCTTTCTCAAATGCGTTATAG
- a CDS encoding AAA family ATPase, translating into MRLTDDTAFLKQVTKKEGVVGDSFPLNLPAVRRLETLHFHPNVTYIVGENGMGKSTLLEALAVGLGFNPEGGSMNFSFSNYDSHSNLHESIRIGRGAQRPRDGFFFRAETFYNVATHIEALDASSEPGPRVIDSYGGTSLHEQSHGESFFAAFMNRFGGKGLYILDEPEAALSPLRQLSMLSRIHDLVQDGSQFVISTHAPILMAYPNSRMIQLTSEGMSEVRIEETEHYVIMKQFFDDRERMLHHLFQS; encoded by the coding sequence ATGCGTTTAACAGATGATACAGCTTTTTTGAAGCAAGTAACGAAGAAAGAAGGGGTTGTGGGAGATTCTTTCCCACTTAATTTACCCGCAGTGAGAAGGTTAGAGACGTTACATTTCCATCCTAATGTAACCTATATCGTTGGTGAGAATGGAATGGGGAAATCGACATTGTTAGAAGCGTTGGCAGTTGGGCTCGGATTTAACCCAGAAGGAGGCTCAATGAACTTCTCCTTCTCAAACTATGACTCTCACTCTAATTTACATGAGTCGATTCGTATTGGGAGAGGGGCACAACGACCGAGAGACGGGTTCTTCTTTCGAGCAGAGACGTTCTACAACGTGGCAACTCATATTGAAGCGCTCGATGCATCTTCGGAACCTGGGCCCCGTGTGATTGATTCATACGGAGGAACTTCTCTACATGAACAGTCTCACGGAGAATCATTCTTTGCTGCCTTTATGAATCGTTTCGGGGGCAAGGGGCTTTATATTCTTGATGAACCAGAGGCAGCATTAAGTCCATTACGCCAGTTGTCGATGCTTTCTCGGATTCATGACCTCGTTCAGGATGGTTCGCAATTTGTGATTTCAACTCATGCTCCAATCCTTATGGCCTATCCAAACTCAAGGATGATTCAGTTGACCTCTGAAGGTATGAGTGAAGTTAGGATAGAAGAGACAGAACACTACGTTATTATGAAGCAGTTCTTTGACGACCGAGAGCGGATGTTGCATCATCTCTTTCAATCATAA
- a CDS encoding ABC transporter permease, with the protein MRNTLKVAKWEYKRNVMNKSFFISLLLTPAIFIFFAVVPSLFGGSDEAESETMTVYVEDAVGLLPEVRAYVEEASGLGWELKDAAKADVDVAQVNEEPYSAYLSITEHSIETGIVEVYSHDEVTDGFRSQLQLLSQPIKAYQMNQLGLTEEQLELASTDISFKTVEGASTDGGTEEAASADGENVEGFIPGAFALILFFAVVFTSVMIFQSASSEKKEKVSEIVLSSMKPSDLMQGKIVGYFWLGLTQVGVWLGVGVPLVAWRIDEIPIYEYLFVPSLLILVIVALLGYFLFAALFAGFGATVEDLNSASNFQGVIMMLPFLSFIFIGPVLNDPNGLLAKVGSFIPFTSPAVLIMRMAILEEWPWIEFGLAFVLLVGSVWAMVKIAGKIFEVGILMYGKNATPKEIWKWLRA; encoded by the coding sequence ATGCGTAACACGCTTAAAGTAGCGAAGTGGGAATATAAACGGAACGTGATGAACAAGTCCTTCTTCATTTCATTGTTGCTGACTCCAGCCATCTTCATCTTCTTCGCAGTTGTACCTAGTTTATTTGGTGGGTCTGACGAAGCGGAAAGTGAAACGATGACGGTGTATGTGGAAGATGCGGTTGGACTCTTGCCTGAGGTGAGAGCGTATGTGGAAGAAGCGTCTGGATTGGGCTGGGAATTGAAAGATGCTGCTAAAGCTGATGTCGATGTAGCACAGGTGAACGAAGAGCCGTATTCCGCGTACCTTTCAATAACAGAACATAGCATTGAGACTGGGATTGTGGAAGTTTATAGTCACGATGAGGTAACTGATGGATTTAGAAGTCAATTGCAGTTATTAAGTCAGCCAATTAAAGCGTACCAGATGAACCAGCTTGGTTTAACTGAGGAACAGCTTGAACTTGCCTCAACTGATATTTCATTTAAGACGGTTGAAGGGGCAAGCACAGATGGGGGGACTGAGGAAGCTGCCTCCGCTGATGGTGAGAACGTAGAAGGATTTATTCCAGGTGCCTTTGCCCTCATCCTGTTCTTTGCCGTCGTCTTTACGAGCGTGATGATCTTCCAAAGTGCGTCTTCTGAGAAGAAGGAGAAAGTTTCAGAGATCGTTCTTTCTTCTATGAAGCCTTCTGATTTGATGCAAGGGAAAATTGTCGGTTACTTCTGGTTAGGTCTCACCCAAGTAGGGGTGTGGCTTGGTGTCGGGGTTCCACTTGTTGCTTGGCGAATCGATGAGATTCCAATCTATGAGTATTTGTTTGTTCCATCTTTACTCATTCTTGTCATTGTTGCCTTGCTTGGATACTTCTTATTTGCAGCGTTATTTGCTGGGTTTGGAGCAACTGTCGAGGATTTGAATTCAGCGAGTAATTTCCAAGGAGTCATCATGATGCTTCCGTTTCTATCCTTTATCTTTATAGGGCCTGTGTTGAATGACCCGAATGGGCTCCTAGCAAAGGTTGGATCGTTTATCCCGTTCACTTCGCCTGCGGTTCTAATTATGAGAATGGCAATCTTAGAGGAATGGCCATGGATTGAATTTGGCCTTGCTTTTGTTCTTCTCGTTGGTAGTGTATGGGCGATGGTGAAGATTGCTGGGAAGATCTTTGAAGTCGGAATTCTTATGTATGGAAAGAACGCAACACCTAAAGAAATATGGAAGTGGCTTCGCGCTTAA
- a CDS encoding ABC transporter permease: MLKYTIKRFLWAILTLWAVVTITFTLMHSIPGDPFAREGTMPEAVYNNLQRYYNLDEPLIVQYGIYLKQIAMLDFGPSLKSKTISVNDYIVNGFPVSLHLGLQALLIAVTFGLILGVIASLNRNKWPDYISMVLAIIGISVPSFILATFLINYVGVEWGLLPVATWKSWSHTVLPSISLAMMPMAYIARLMRSSMLEVMGQDYVNTAKAKGISRSMVILRHAIKNAILPVVTVLGFIAANLVTGSFIIEKIFGIPGMGEMFVEGIFNRDYPVILGSTVFYAAILIFLVFVVDVAYKFIDPRIKITGEGQ, encoded by the coding sequence CTGCTAAAGTACACCATTAAGCGGTTTCTGTGGGCAATTCTGACGTTGTGGGCAGTTGTTACGATTACATTTACTCTGATGCATAGTATTCCAGGGGATCCATTTGCTCGAGAAGGTACGATGCCGGAAGCGGTCTACAACAACCTTCAACGCTACTACAATTTGGACGAGCCGTTGATTGTTCAATATGGCATCTATTTAAAACAAATTGCGATGCTCGATTTCGGTCCATCATTGAAATCAAAGACCATTTCGGTGAACGACTATATTGTGAACGGCTTTCCTGTTTCGTTGCACCTTGGGTTGCAAGCTCTTCTTATAGCCGTGACGTTCGGGTTAATTCTTGGGGTGATTGCTTCTTTAAATCGGAACAAGTGGCCGGACTATATCTCTATGGTGTTAGCTATTATTGGTATTTCCGTACCAAGCTTTATCTTGGCTACGTTCCTCATTAACTACGTTGGAGTTGAGTGGGGATTGTTGCCAGTTGCAACGTGGAAATCTTGGTCTCATACCGTGCTGCCATCCATCTCGCTTGCCATGATGCCTATGGCCTATATTGCAAGGCTCATGCGTTCAAGTATGCTTGAAGTTATGGGGCAGGATTATGTGAATACCGCTAAAGCGAAAGGCATTTCAAGAAGCATGGTTATTCTACGCCATGCAATTAAGAATGCCATTCTACCTGTTGTTACGGTGCTTGGTTTCATTGCGGCTAATCTCGTCACAGGGAGCTTTATTATTGAGAAGATTTTCGGCATACCTGGTATGGGTGAAATGTTCGTAGAGGGTATCTTTAACCGAGATTATCCTGTCATTTTAGGTTCGACCGTTTTCTATGCTGCCATCCTTATTTTCCTTGTGTTCGTTGTAGATGTGGCATACAAATTCATTGACCCAAGAATTAAGATTACAGGGGAGGGCCAATGA
- a CDS encoding ABC transporter ATP-binding protein, which produces MTETPLVSVKDLNKYFTVDKKQLKAVNGLNLEIYEGETLGLVGESGCGKSTAGRTILRLYEPTSGAVEFEGENILTYKGAKLKALRRDVQMIFQDPYASLNPRMTVEDIIGEALDLHKLAKGKKRKERILELLKLVGLDSEHITRFPHEFSGGQRQRIGIARALAVEPKFIVCDEPISALDVSIQAQVVNLLQDLQKQMGLTYLFIAHDLSMVKYISDRILVMYLGNMVELASSDDLHNEPLHPYTQALLSAVPVPDPKQKDRERIVVSGDVPSPLNPPSGCVFRTRCPHAMDICAEVVPQWQEVKDNHFVACHLYETE; this is translated from the coding sequence ATGACGGAAACGCCACTAGTATCTGTAAAGGATTTGAACAAATATTTCACCGTTGATAAGAAGCAACTGAAAGCCGTAAATGGATTAAATCTTGAAATCTATGAAGGTGAAACGCTCGGCCTTGTTGGAGAGTCTGGGTGTGGGAAATCAACAGCTGGTCGAACCATCCTCCGCTTGTACGAACCGACAAGTGGTGCGGTTGAATTTGAGGGGGAGAATATCCTTACCTACAAGGGAGCGAAATTAAAAGCGCTTCGACGTGATGTTCAGATGATCTTCCAAGACCCGTATGCATCCCTTAATCCAAGAATGACGGTTGAGGATATTATTGGCGAGGCGCTAGACTTGCATAAGCTCGCTAAAGGAAAGAAACGAAAAGAACGAATCTTGGAACTTCTTAAACTCGTTGGGTTAGATTCGGAGCATATTACTCGTTTCCCACACGAGTTTAGTGGGGGGCAGCGACAACGGATTGGGATTGCACGCGCACTTGCGGTAGAACCGAAGTTCATCGTATGTGACGAACCTATTTCAGCATTGGATGTGTCCATTCAAGCCCAGGTTGTTAACCTATTGCAAGATCTACAGAAGCAAATGGGGCTTACGTATTTATTTATTGCCCACGACCTGTCGATGGTTAAATACATCTCGGACCGAATACTCGTCATGTACCTTGGGAATATGGTGGAACTGGCGTCAAGTGATGACCTTCATAACGAACCGCTTCACCCATACACACAGGCGCTTCTTTCTGCGGTGCCTGTCCCAGACCCGAAGCAGAAGGACCGGGAACGTATAGTTGTATCTGGAGATGTACCGAGTCCGTTGAATCCACCAAGTGGATGCGTATTCCGTACACGATGCCCTCACGCGATGGACATTTGTGCGGAAGTTGTCCCACAGTGGCAAGAAGTGAAGGACAATCACTTTGTGGCTTGCCATCTTTATGAAACTGAATAG
- a CDS encoding ABC transporter ATP-binding protein: protein MEDIVLSVKGLGKSFKENRIVEELSFDVKKGEIMAILGPNGAGKSTTIRNIMGILRPDEGTITYHGYDSIPKHRIGYLPEERGLYKNVKLMDIFLYFADLKEYPRKKARARALEYLQKLGLEGKENTKVEELSKGMAQKAQFIVSIIHEPDLLILDEPFSGLDPVSQDLIMNEIRELANEGTAILLSAHQMNLVEKLVDELYLIHKGKRVIQGGMNEVKEEYANYKCTIKGENKATKFEEIPFVQRVEQQYDYTVLHLGKEVVPAQWIHHLPSDIIMEELSIDRISLHEIFVAIATEKELMPVGGDLDA from the coding sequence ATGGAAGATATCGTATTAAGCGTTAAAGGATTGGGAAAATCCTTTAAAGAGAACCGAATTGTAGAAGAGCTTTCCTTTGATGTGAAGAAAGGCGAGATTATGGCGATTTTAGGCCCGAATGGAGCTGGGAAATCAACAACGATCCGAAATATCATGGGCATCTTGCGCCCTGATGAAGGTACAATCACCTATCACGGTTATGATTCTATACCAAAGCATCGGATTGGATACTTGCCTGAAGAACGAGGACTGTACAAAAATGTGAAGCTCATGGATATTTTCTTATACTTTGCGGATCTGAAAGAGTACCCAAGAAAGAAAGCGAGAGCGAGAGCGCTTGAATACTTACAAAAGCTTGGACTTGAGGGGAAAGAGAATACAAAAGTAGAAGAACTATCAAAAGGAATGGCGCAAAAGGCGCAATTTATCGTGTCCATCATCCATGAACCTGATTTATTGATCCTTGATGAGCCTTTTTCTGGTCTCGACCCAGTGAGCCAAGATCTAATAATGAATGAAATCCGAGAGCTTGCGAATGAAGGGACGGCCATTTTACTATCCGCCCACCAAATGAACTTAGTGGAGAAATTAGTGGATGAACTGTATTTAATACATAAGGGCAAGCGTGTCATTCAAGGCGGGATGAACGAAGTGAAAGAGGAATACGCAAACTATAAATGTACGATTAAAGGAGAGAATAAAGCTACGAAATTTGAGGAAATCCCATTCGTACAAAGAGTGGAGCAACAGTATGATTACACTGTTCTTCACTTAGGGAAAGAGGTTGTGCCCGCTCAATGGATTCACCATCTTCCATCGGACATTATCATGGAAGAGTTATCCATTGACCGCATTTCCTTGCATGAGATCTTCGTCGCGATTGCTACTGAGAAAGAATTGATGCCAGTCGGAGGTGATCTTGATGCGTAA